In one window of Gemmatimonadota bacterium DNA:
- a CDS encoding ribbon-helix-helix protein, CopG family, whose product MKTTLVIPDPVMARLRAEAARRGRTISELVEEALRRLLDEAEPGGGEVPPLPAFDGGRPAVDLANREALEHVMEG is encoded by the coding sequence ATGAAAACGACGCTGGTGATTCCAGACCCCGTCATGGCGCGGCTGCGCGCCGAGGCTGCGCGCCGGGGACGGACGATCTCGGAGCTGGTCGAGGAGGCGCTGCGGCGGCTGCTCGATGAGGCGGAGCCGGGTGGCGGGGAGGTTCCGCCGCTTCCCGCGTTCGATGGCGGCCGCCCGGCGGTCGATCTGGCCAACCGGGAAGCGCTGGAGCACGTGATGGAGGGCTAG
- a CDS encoding PIN domain-containing protein, whose protein sequence is MFLVDTNVLIYAANRSVPEHARCRELLEAWRRQRTPWYTTWGVVYEFLRIVTHPRVLERPWTAVEAAGFVRALLASPGLRVLVETDRHADVVAEVLGLVPGLAGNVFHDVHTAALMREHGIRRIYTRDSDFHRFPFLQVRDPLV, encoded by the coding sequence GTGTTCCTCGTGGACACGAACGTCCTGATCTACGCGGCGAACCGGAGCGTTCCGGAGCATGCACGTTGTCGGGAGTTGCTGGAGGCGTGGCGGCGCCAGCGGACACCCTGGTACACCACCTGGGGCGTGGTTTACGAGTTCCTGCGGATCGTGACGCATCCCCGAGTGTTGGAGCGGCCGTGGACGGCGGTCGAGGCAGCGGGATTCGTGAGAGCGCTGCTGGCGTCGCCAGGACTACGGGTCCTGGTGGAGACGGATCGGCACGCGGACGTTGTGGCGGAGGTTCTAGGGCTGGTGCCCGGGCTGGCCGGCAACGTGTTCCATGACGTCCATACGGCCGCCTTGATGCGCGAGCACGGGATCCGGCGGATTTATACCCGCGACTCGGACTTCCATCGCTTCCCGTTTCTCCAGGTCCGCGACCCTCTGGTGTGA